The genomic interval TCCAAAtaagggttttaacattattaaagccctccagacatgaaataacacccctatagtcacatttgcattgGTATGACCCAAtatggtgtgtatatatatataaattgttaAAGTTAAAAGAGTTATAGTATAGAAACCTTTTAAAACCCTTCTAAATAGGGGTTTTTACATTATCAaggccctccagacatgaaataacacccctatagtcacatttgcattgGTATGACCCAAtatggtgtgtgtatatatatataaattgttaAAGTTAAAAGAGTTATAGTATGGAAAACCTTTTAAAACCCTTCCAAAtaagggttttaacattattaaagccctccagacatgaaataacacccctatagtcacatttgcattgGTATGACCCAAtatggtgtgtgtatatatatataaattgttaAAGTTAAAAGAGTTATAGTATGGAAAACCTTTTAAAACCCTTCCAAAtaagggttttaacattattaaagccctccagacatgaaataacacccctatagtcacatttgcattgGTATGACCCaatatggtgtgtgtgtatatatataacaacCAGGCAACATAACTGGATCTCTGACAATTGCATGTGTTTTCTTCCCAGTCCGCCCACTCAGCCGGTGAACCCACATAGGCCATGCTGAGACAAGTCCTCCTCAACTCCACCCGCACCCCCCACCTGGACCTGGTGCTCATGGCCCAGTCCTCTACCAGCGCTCCCTCCACCGTCAACGTCTCCCAGGGCAGCTTAGTGAGCGTGGCCACGCTGCTGAGGCCCACGGCGGGCCGAGGGGgcgcaggaggaggaggtggcggcGGGCTCCGAGACGGCGAGCTCCACAAACCAGACCTCCTCACCTACATTGTCATGTGCCTCCTGCTGTTCCTGCTGGTGCTGCTCATCGTGTTCTTCATCAACTGCCAGCTGAGGAACTCGTTCTTCGCCTCCATGCCATATGACAGGTCACTGAGAGAGGCCCGGACGTCCTACAAGTAGGCTCTTGGAATGCTGGAACTTTACCGTGGAGGTTCTTGGAGACACTGACTTGTCTGGATAGGAATCCCAAATGATGATGACAGTGAGTATGGACCTACTGCAGGTTAGAGGACAACACACTTGGACATTGGACCATTATTTGGAACAGACtttcatttgatttgatttcctTGAGACACATTAACTTGATAGTATTTtatgctgcattcaagactcCTGGGAAGTTGGAAGTGTCGTACAAAAAGCATGGACACTGACCTTGATATGCTAGTTTTCCTTTACTTTTTtctgtctatttttttttttttggaagactTTTTGGCCAGTATTTTTAGCTTCTTTTTTAGCTTCTTAACATTCAGACTTACTGAACATACACTATCCGGTTTATTTGCTTTGTGTTGGTGTATTTTTAACTTAGTTTTCTCAATCTCAATCTGTACATGCCAAAAAGCatgtacagtgttccctcatttatcactctTAGTTggttccgcaaagtaggatacCTTCTTCATAAATTGTTAAAGTTATAAAAGTTAATAGTatagaaaacattattttacatgat from Doryrhamphus excisus isolate RoL2022-K1 chromosome 23, RoL_Dexc_1.0, whole genome shotgun sequence carries:
- the LOC131110632 gene encoding small integral membrane protein 32-like, with product MLRQVLLNSTRTPHLDLVLMAQSSTSAPSTVNVSQGSLVSVATLLRPTAGRGGAGGGGGGGLRDGELHKPDLLTYIVMCLLLFLLVLLIVFFINCQLRNSFFASMPYDRSLREARTSYK